The Salvia miltiorrhiza cultivar Shanhuang (shh) chromosome 1, IMPLAD_Smil_shh, whole genome shotgun sequence genome has a window encoding:
- the LOC131020437 gene encoding uncharacterized protein LOC131020437 → MSWRSKCGDNLPDTPSLAGSGAHGPSGSASRTSPSEQPAGSELIPIPPVVEIPEGNVEASRPFDTEEVDAGALVHRGRHSSAGDAAGTREEDIQVVDITDEVPSPDSAPDATLADLTKKRKRGSLISVGEKERQEGLKRAGKSSEPARRSAGGVKILPPAGDKGKGPAKKSAGGSKVLPSAGGKGKGKAVVPSAAESEDLVPGPISSLSGKELVNALLARVHSEDQEKVENLSRASLATQLCQLALQVESRLWGAVKCIHDYDMAEKEREKEQVEVAKRDDVVAGVVERLSKAEAEVVELKAKLAQVEVERASLASELSRATKEGHECLARFKAGYERDYEEARRGWKRILVEAQNRAFVLGARDQRLEYFLSPRGQHFLGLMLEGTLEAFKKTPEYLEDFGPLFAYVIEQTASKALEMAGATPEQLATLNFRALMDNLQDEEINKRMGIPAHSPEKPE, encoded by the exons atgtcttggagatcgaaatgtggggacaatttgcctgacacCCCTTCTCTTGCTGGCAGCGGAGCACATGGTCCAAGCGGTTCTGCTTCCAGAACAAGTCCCTCGGAGCAGCCTGCTGGGTCCGAACTGATCCCCATTCCccctgtagttgaaatcccagaggggaatgtggaagcctcgcgcCCCTTTGATAcggaggaagttgatgcgggGGCTCTTGTTCACAGAGGTAGGCACTCCAGTGCTGGTGACGCCGCTGGCACCcgtgaagaagatatccaagtcgtggatattaccgatgaggttccttcacctgattcggctcccgatgccacccttgctgatcttacgaagaagaggaagagaggttccctgatctctgtgggtgagaaggagagacaGGAGGGCCTAAAAAGGGCTGGCAAGTCCTCAGAGCCAGCGAGGAGgtctgctggtggtgtgaaGATTCTCCCTCCTGCTGGGGACAAAGGCAAAGGGCCAGCGAAAAAGTCAGCTGGTGGTTCCAAGGTTCTCCCCTCTgccggtggaaagggtaagggcaaagctgtggtgccctcggCTGCTGAGtcagaggatcttgttcctgggccCATTTCGAGTTTATCGGGTAAGGAATTAGTTAATGCGCTgctagctcgtgtccactcggaggaccaggagaaagtggagaaTTTGTCTCGGGCGTCTCTGGCTACTCAGCTATGCCAgctggctcttcag GTAGAGTCACGGTTATGGGGTGCCGTTAAGTGCATCCATGACTATGATATGGcagagaaggaaagagaaaaagagcagGTAGAGGTCGCCAAGCGCGATGATGTTGTTGCTGGAGTTGTGGAGCGCTTGAGCAAGGCTGAGGCGGAGGTTGTTGAGTTGAAAGCTAAATTAGctcaggtggaggtggagaggGCGTCCTTGGCCTCCGAATTGTCGAGGGCCACAAAAGAGGGCCATGAATGCCTGGCCAGGTTCAAAGCTGGTTATGAAAGAGACTACGAGGAAGCCAGGCGGGGCTGGAAAAGGATACTTGTGGAAGCTCAGAACCGCGCGTTCGTCCTGGGGgctcgagatcaacgcctggagtatttcttgtctccgcggGGTCAACATTTCCTGGggttgatgctggaaggcactctggaggctttcaaaaagactcccgaatacTTGGAGGATTTTggacccctctttgcttatgtgatagagcaaacagcttccaaggcattggagatggcgggggccaccccagagcaacttgccactttgaatttcagagccctgatggataacctccaggatgaggagataaataagcggatggggatccctgcgcaTTCTCCAGAGAAGCCAGAGTAG